From the genome of Eucalyptus grandis isolate ANBG69807.140 chromosome 2, ASM1654582v1, whole genome shotgun sequence, one region includes:
- the LOC104433641 gene encoding mitotic spindle checkpoint protein MAD2 translates to MASKTVAKDIITLRGSAAIVSEFFGYAANSILYNRGVYPEESFAKVKKYGLPMLLTQDEGVKSFIANLNAQLSEWLEAGKLQRVVLVIMSKATGEVLERWNFSIETDGEVVEKGVSREKSDKEIMREIQAIMRQIASSITYLPCLDEPCVFDVLAYTDKDVAVPFTWIESDPKLIANPQMVKLHSFDTKIHKVDTLVSYKNDEWDEQ, encoded by the exons ATGGCCTCGAAGACCGTCGCCAAGGACATCATCACCCTGCGCGGCTCCGCGGCGATCGTCAGCGAGTTCTTCG GTTATGCTGCAAACAG TATTCTGTACAATCGCGGGGTGTATCCGGAGGAGAGTTTCGCGAAGGTGAAGAAATATGGGCTTCCGATGCTGCTTACTCAGGATGAAGGTGTCAAATCCTTCATTGCCAACTTAAATGCTCAGCTTTCGG AATGGTTGGAGGCTGGCAAACTGCAGAGGGTTGTTCTTGTTATAATGAGCAAGGCCACTGGTGAGGTGTTGGAGAGGTGGAACTTCAGCATCGAGACCGATGGCGAGGTCGTCGAGAAGGG AGTCTCGAGAGAAAAGAGTGACAAAGAGATCATGAGAGAGATTCAAGCAATTATGCGACAGATTGCTTCGAGCATCACTTACTTGCCATGCCTTGATGAACCCT GTGTATTTGATGTGTTAGCATACACTGATAAGGACGTGGCGGTTCCATTCACGTGGATTGAGAGCGACCCTAAGTTGATTGCCAATCCACAGATGGTTAAGTTGCATTCTTTTGACACAAAG ATACACAAGGTGGACACACTTGTATCGTACAAGAACGATGAATGGGATGAGCAGTAA